Proteins encoded by one window of Salmonirosea aquatica:
- a CDS encoding 3-hydroxyacyl-CoA dehydrogenase family protein, producing the protein METRGIPVAVVGLGLMGCSIATCLLLAGHPVVALAPIPDDLLHAEARIREHLEKAFSNKLTPNLPETYFQNLTITEDYAALTDCRLVVECTIENISIKGSVYKKIERYLSADALLTSNTSAIPISTLQQLTAHPARFLGLHWTEPAHTTRFLEIICGDQTDVENGEYLYELSHAWGKEPILVRKDIAGFITNRLMYAMYREAISLVEGGYATIEDVDRSCRNNAGYFMTMVGIFRWMDLTGVHAYHTVMQRLLPTLNNSTEVPELIDKVVREGGRGVANGKGFYEYEPGEAELWEQTFSDFTYEIRELALRYPSDVVKQKLKKLSVDS; encoded by the coding sequence ATGGAAACCAGGGGAATTCCGGTAGCTGTAGTGGGCCTTGGCCTGATGGGGTGCAGCATTGCGACCTGTCTGCTGCTGGCCGGGCATCCGGTGGTAGCCCTAGCTCCCATTCCCGACGACCTGCTCCACGCCGAAGCCCGAATCCGGGAGCATCTGGAAAAAGCTTTTTCCAACAAATTGACCCCCAACCTACCGGAAACCTACTTCCAGAACCTGACCATTACGGAAGACTATGCCGCCCTCACTGATTGCCGGCTGGTAGTCGAATGCACGATTGAGAATATAAGCATTAAAGGATCCGTTTATAAAAAGATCGAAAGGTACCTCAGTGCCGATGCCCTGCTCACGAGCAATACCTCGGCGATTCCGATCAGTACCTTACAACAATTGACCGCGCATCCCGCCCGTTTTCTGGGACTGCACTGGACCGAACCTGCCCATACGACCCGCTTTCTGGAAATCATCTGCGGCGACCAGACTGATGTCGAAAATGGGGAGTACCTCTACGAACTCTCGCACGCCTGGGGCAAGGAGCCCATACTAGTGCGGAAGGATATTGCGGGGTTCATCACCAATCGGTTGATGTACGCCATGTACCGCGAGGCCATTAGCCTGGTGGAAGGCGGCTACGCGACCATTGAAGACGTAGATCGCTCGTGCCGGAACAACGCGGGGTACTTTATGACCATGGTGGGCATATTCCGCTGGATGGACCTGACGGGGGTACATGCCTACCATACCGTGATGCAGCGCTTGCTACCTACGCTCAACAATAGCACGGAGGTACCCGAATTGATCGATAAAGTGGTGCGCGAAGGAGGCCGCGGCGTGGCCAACGGCAAAGGGTTTTATGAATACGAACCTGGCGAAGCCGAACTGTGGGAGCAAACCTTTTCGGACTTTACATACGAAATCAGAGAACTGGCGCTTAGGTACCCTTCCGATGTGGTGAAGCAAAAATTAAAGAAGCTGAGTGTTGACAGTTGA
- a CDS encoding DUF5686 and carboxypeptidase regulatory-like domain-containing protein: protein MLSSIPRFVLVSLLYIFFSAIAFAQTDKPASGLKGTIKSTKGEPLPFAGIWVKGTNIGTISNEEGRYQLDLKPGYYEIIFQYLGFQNGMKAFTIENRMETFDPVLQEQALELGEVRIGNRDEDPAYTIMRRAIAKSRYHYLQVQSYTAKAYSKSSFVITDLPLEFLYKKELKEIEKEENFKKGVPILNETVSIVNFTQPNSYKQRIIASRNSQDKNFSNANAYFLTSFYQPEVVKAVSPLSPRAFSYYKFEYLGSFRENGVEVNKIKVIPRSYGEGVYRGTIQIIENEWSIYSLDLETVNTGFTINIRQLYSPVQEVWMPTTQKFHVAGGIYGLKGNGDLVISQTFSTLKINPAFQPDIVVLDAKKEKADARRMSLSNKEIKNQSLDELISKQKKFSAKDLRKVMKEYEKQDLKEKEEKGLDLDMENTRRDSTVVDSLAGTRTMAFWDSIRSVPLTKAEVKSYTRLDSLIIINEGTRAQRDSMKVAQGDTTKNGKSRNGGGGSGFLSDLLTGHTFRLGGKQSPWRLQYVGPLWGFQVNTTEGWVLDGTGLKLKYKTGGGAATKDQEVIQLGTNGVKRYSRRQSGELSLNGLTRYSFGRNKLMATGGVDYAWNRNALSVTGGQTVSQFNPDSPMPPILNSLTTLFLEQNFIKNYEKDFVRLDFKNNQNNEHFELKANVEYADRRSLQNLENTNPYRWIDWKKRSFTSNKPNNEEYESPDPGGTFMPDHQALTVGVSAFYKPWQKYKIKNGKTTYYDDDSPKLSVNYRKGIKGTFGSDVDFDFVQLGIAHGFPTGVRSKLSYKVAAGAFLNDKSVYFPDYQHFAGNRFFFQYGDPVGTFRMLDYYQFSTAKQFVEVHALAELRQFLLTQIQWFRVMGIKENFQAHYLATPASDNYLELGYGLDVGIRFPFRVEVVNSFEGFKYQRITFIIGLTRNFSFGKN from the coding sequence ATGTTATCTTCAATACCACGTTTTGTACTCGTATCCCTCCTGTATATCTTTTTCTCAGCGATCGCCTTTGCCCAGACGGATAAACCGGCGTCCGGCCTGAAGGGCACCATCAAATCGACCAAAGGGGAACCGCTTCCCTTCGCCGGGATTTGGGTGAAAGGCACCAACATCGGCACCATTTCCAACGAGGAGGGTAGGTACCAGCTCGACCTGAAACCCGGCTACTACGAAATCATTTTCCAGTACCTGGGTTTCCAGAACGGGATGAAAGCCTTCACGATCGAAAACCGGATGGAAACCTTCGACCCGGTACTGCAGGAACAAGCTCTGGAATTGGGTGAGGTACGCATCGGTAACCGCGACGAAGACCCCGCCTACACCATTATGCGCCGGGCTATCGCCAAGAGTCGCTACCACTACCTGCAGGTGCAGAGCTACACGGCCAAGGCCTACAGTAAATCGTCATTCGTGATCACGGACCTACCTTTGGAGTTTTTGTATAAAAAAGAATTGAAGGAAATTGAAAAGGAAGAGAATTTCAAGAAGGGGGTACCCATCCTCAACGAGACGGTCTCTATCGTCAATTTTACACAACCCAACAGCTACAAGCAACGGATCATCGCTTCCCGCAACAGCCAGGACAAGAATTTTTCTAACGCCAACGCCTACTTCCTTACCAGTTTCTACCAGCCCGAGGTCGTTAAAGCCGTGTCGCCCCTTTCGCCCCGGGCTTTTTCCTACTACAAGTTCGAGTACCTGGGGTCTTTTCGGGAAAATGGCGTGGAGGTCAACAAAATCAAAGTGATTCCCCGCTCGTACGGTGAGGGGGTGTACCGGGGTACCATCCAGATCATCGAAAATGAATGGAGTATTTACAGCCTCGACCTCGAAACGGTGAATACGGGTTTTACGATCAATATCCGGCAACTGTACAGCCCGGTGCAGGAGGTGTGGATGCCGACGACTCAGAAATTCCACGTAGCGGGCGGTATCTATGGCCTCAAAGGCAACGGCGACCTGGTGATTTCGCAGACGTTCTCTACATTAAAAATAAATCCGGCCTTCCAGCCCGACATCGTGGTGCTTGATGCTAAAAAAGAAAAGGCTGACGCCCGCCGGATGAGTCTATCGAACAAGGAAATCAAGAACCAGAGTCTGGACGAACTCATCAGCAAGCAGAAGAAATTCTCGGCCAAAGACCTGCGCAAGGTGATGAAAGAGTACGAAAAGCAGGATTTGAAAGAGAAAGAAGAAAAAGGCCTCGATCTGGATATGGAAAACACCCGCCGCGATTCAACGGTGGTGGATTCCCTGGCCGGGACGCGCACGATGGCTTTCTGGGATTCGATCCGTTCGGTACCCCTTACCAAGGCCGAGGTAAAAAGCTACACCCGTCTCGACAGTCTCATTATTATCAATGAAGGTACCAGAGCACAGCGCGACAGCATGAAAGTAGCGCAGGGAGACACGACGAAAAATGGTAAAAGTCGCAACGGTGGGGGAGGCTCGGGCTTTCTGAGCGACCTGCTGACGGGCCACACGTTTCGGTTGGGTGGCAAGCAAAGTCCGTGGCGACTACAGTACGTCGGCCCATTATGGGGCTTTCAGGTGAATACCACGGAGGGCTGGGTGTTGGACGGAACAGGCCTGAAACTTAAATACAAGACGGGTGGCGGAGCCGCAACGAAAGACCAGGAAGTGATTCAGCTAGGTACCAACGGCGTGAAGCGGTACAGCCGACGGCAAAGCGGCGAATTGTCGCTCAACGGTTTGACGCGCTACTCGTTTGGCCGTAACAAACTGATGGCCACGGGCGGCGTGGACTACGCCTGGAATCGGAACGCGCTCAGCGTAACGGGCGGACAGACCGTCTCGCAGTTCAATCCCGACAGTCCGATGCCGCCGATCCTGAACAGCCTGACGACGCTGTTTCTGGAACAGAATTTCATCAAGAACTATGAGAAAGATTTCGTCCGGCTGGATTTCAAAAACAATCAGAATAATGAACATTTTGAGCTGAAAGCGAACGTCGAATACGCCGACCGCCGTTCGCTACAAAATCTGGAAAACACGAATCCCTACCGCTGGATCGACTGGAAAAAGCGATCGTTTACGTCTAATAAACCCAATAATGAAGAATATGAAAGCCCCGATCCCGGTGGGACGTTCATGCCGGATCATCAGGCGTTGACAGTTGGCGTTTCCGCTTTTTACAAACCCTGGCAGAAATACAAAATCAAAAACGGCAAAACGACCTACTACGACGACGATTCGCCCAAACTCTCGGTCAATTACCGCAAGGGTATCAAGGGTACCTTCGGCAGCGATGTCGATTTTGATTTTGTGCAACTCGGTATCGCCCATGGCTTCCCCACGGGCGTACGCAGCAAACTGAGCTACAAAGTGGCGGCGGGCGCTTTCCTGAACGATAAGTCGGTGTATTTTCCCGATTACCAACACTTTGCGGGCAATCGCTTCTTCTTCCAGTACGGCGATCCGGTGGGTACCTTCCGCATGCTGGATTACTACCAATTCAGTACGGCGAAGCAATTTGTGGAAGTACATGCCCTGGCCGAATTGCGGCAATTCCTGCTCACGCAAATCCAGTGGTTCCGCGTGATGGGCATCAAGGAGAATTTCCAGGCACACTATCTCGCCACACCCGCCTCTGACAACTACCTCGAGCTGGGCTACGGACTCGATGTAGGTATCCGTTTCCCCTTCCGGGTGGAGGTGGTCAACAGTTTCGAGGGCTTTAAATACCAACGCATTACCTTCATCATCGGCCTGACGCGGAATTTTTCTTTTGGGAAAAACTAA
- a CDS encoding glycosyltransferase family 1 protein: MKHLPKNLLCFSHLRWDFVYQRPQHLLTRFAKHTAVYFLEEPIFASTDVPYLTFSQRMPNLWVCVPHLPQREATDVNQQLRELIQVFFANKEPQEFTFWYYTPMALKFTDHLTPGLTVYDCMDELSAFKFAPEELKNLEKELFDRADVVFTGGASLFEAKKLQHRNTYLFPSSIDKQHFARARTKRHEAADQAKLSGPIIGFYGVIDERFDIELIREIAQARPAWNIVLIGPVVKIDPAQLPQHANIHYLGARSYDQLPSYLAGWDVALIPFLLNESTRFISPTKTPEYLAGGKPVVSTPIRDVVSPYGERGLVSIAQTAEEFISAIEGWLGGSNKDWLSEVDLFLDTSSWDLTCAGMTEAMVETLNQKTWILPFTQGVTGVQIAL, from the coding sequence ATGAAGCACCTACCCAAGAACCTGCTGTGTTTTTCACACCTACGCTGGGATTTTGTGTACCAGCGCCCCCAACATTTACTGACCCGGTTCGCAAAGCATACGGCGGTATATTTTCTGGAAGAGCCCATTTTTGCTTCCACGGATGTACCCTACCTTACTTTTTCACAACGCATGCCCAACCTTTGGGTTTGTGTACCACATTTACCGCAACGGGAAGCGACCGATGTGAACCAACAGCTACGGGAATTGATTCAGGTATTTTTTGCCAATAAAGAACCCCAGGAATTTACGTTCTGGTACTATACCCCCATGGCGCTCAAATTCACGGACCACCTCACTCCCGGCCTTACCGTGTACGACTGTATGGATGAGCTGTCAGCTTTCAAATTTGCCCCTGAAGAGTTGAAAAACCTCGAGAAAGAACTCTTTGACCGAGCTGACGTGGTGTTCACGGGTGGGGCATCGCTGTTTGAGGCAAAAAAACTCCAGCATCGTAACACTTACCTTTTTCCAAGTAGCATTGATAAGCAACATTTTGCAAGGGCTCGCACGAAGCGGCATGAAGCTGCCGACCAGGCGAAGCTTTCGGGCCCTATCATCGGTTTTTACGGGGTAATCGACGAGCGGTTCGACATCGAATTGATCAGGGAAATCGCCCAGGCGCGACCCGCCTGGAATATTGTACTGATTGGTCCGGTGGTAAAGATCGATCCTGCGCAACTACCCCAGCACGCCAATATCCATTATCTGGGAGCCCGAAGCTATGATCAGCTACCGAGTTACCTGGCGGGGTGGGATGTGGCCCTGATCCCCTTTCTACTCAACGAATCGACGAGGTTTATCAGCCCGACCAAAACTCCGGAGTATTTGGCCGGAGGAAAGCCCGTGGTATCTACACCGATTCGGGATGTGGTGAGCCCCTATGGCGAGCGCGGCCTGGTCTCAATCGCACAGACTGCCGAAGAATTCATATCGGCGATCGAAGGTTGGCTTGGTGGAAGCAATAAAGACTGGCTCTCGGAGGTGGACCTTTTTCTGGATACCAGTTCGTGGGACTTGACCTGTGCCGGCATGACCGAAGCCATGGTCGAAACCCTCAATCAAAAGACCTGGATTTTGCCTTTTACCCAGGGAGTCACCGGTGTCCAGATAGCCTTGTGA
- a CDS encoding glycosyltransferase family 87 protein, giving the protein MSSPLAILILFMVAALFASAQSYLSDLKTFVEGGRLYTSYNNYIIFKQSFFHLLEGKDLYILHEEVQWDLFKYSPTFALLFGGLAVLPDFVGLALWNLLNALVLFYAIYFLPHLNNRTKGLILVFVLIELLTSLQNEQSNGLIAGLLIFTFGALEREKYWMASFCLVATIFIKLFGIVALALFLLYPNKLKLAYTTASWVLLFGLLPLLVVSFDQFVFLYKSWWYMLANDHSTSDGLSVVGWLKTWFGWEVNKTLISGVGACLFCLPLLRISQYGTYIFRIWLLASVLLWVVIFNHKAESPTFIIAVCGVALWYFSQVPKPENRVLLLLTFVFTILSATDIFPPSVRNEWFKPFVVKAIPCILVWVKITVDLLTNKENIQASLSKTT; this is encoded by the coding sequence TTGTCCTCTCCCCTAGCCATCCTGATCCTTTTTATGGTGGCTGCCCTTTTTGCCAGTGCCCAATCCTACCTGTCCGACCTCAAAACCTTTGTGGAAGGGGGCAGGCTTTATACTTCCTACAATAACTATATCATTTTCAAGCAGTCGTTTTTCCATCTGTTGGAAGGGAAAGATTTGTATATCCTGCATGAGGAAGTGCAGTGGGATTTGTTCAAGTACAGTCCTACGTTCGCCCTGCTGTTTGGTGGTTTGGCGGTACTTCCCGATTTCGTCGGGCTTGCCCTCTGGAATCTCTTGAACGCCCTGGTACTGTTCTATGCTATTTATTTTTTACCTCACCTAAACAACCGCACAAAAGGCCTGATCCTTGTTTTTGTCCTGATCGAACTTCTTACTTCGCTACAGAATGAGCAAAGTAATGGACTGATTGCCGGACTTTTGATATTCACTTTCGGAGCACTTGAACGGGAAAAATACTGGATGGCGAGCTTTTGCCTGGTAGCTACGATTTTCATAAAACTTTTTGGAATCGTAGCGCTAGCCTTGTTTTTGCTATATCCCAATAAACTGAAACTCGCCTACACAACGGCCAGCTGGGTGCTTCTTTTTGGACTATTGCCCCTGTTGGTGGTAAGTTTTGACCAATTTGTTTTCCTGTACAAAAGCTGGTGGTACATGCTGGCCAACGACCATTCTACGTCCGATGGCTTATCAGTAGTGGGGTGGTTAAAAACCTGGTTTGGATGGGAGGTGAATAAAACTTTGATAAGCGGAGTTGGTGCCTGCCTGTTTTGCCTGCCCTTGCTGCGTATCAGTCAGTATGGTACCTATATTTTTCGGATCTGGCTACTGGCTTCGGTCCTGTTATGGGTGGTGATATTCAACCATAAGGCAGAATCGCCCACCTTTATCATCGCCGTGTGTGGAGTCGCACTTTGGTATTTTTCTCAGGTACCCAAACCAGAAAATCGTGTACTACTACTCCTGACATTCGTCTTTACCATCCTATCGGCCACCGATATCTTTCCCCCTTCGGTAAGGAACGAATGGTTTAAACCCTTTGTGGTAAAAGCCATACCCTGCATCCTGGTTTGGGTAAAAATTACAGTCGATTTACTAACGAATAAAGAGAATATTCAAGCCTCGCTGTCGAAGACAACCTAA
- a CDS encoding PSD1 and planctomycete cytochrome C domain-containing protein has protein sequence MLKEMRQILSLLVSILFIAAVLLGCGKDASYSETSEKLPDVVSYNFDIRPILSDKCLACHGPDANKRKAGLRLDIAENAFRALEENPGAHALVAGKPELSQVFLRITTQDTAERMPPMDSNLKLSQREINLIGKWIKQGAKYEKHWAFVAPKKPKLPQVDREDWPLNEIDFFILQKQEEKGLKPNEEADKERLLKRLSLDVLGLPPTLKMMDDFQADTRPDAYERVVDQLLKNPAYGEKMAIHWLDLARYADSHGYQDDGYRTQWPWRDWVIHAFNENLPYNKFVTWQLAGDLLPNSTKEQLLATGFNRNHKITEEGGVIPEEYRIMYVTDRNDLFGKGLLGVTLECAHCHDHKYDPFSQKEYYQMFAFFNNVDEKGIESVIGGPETYAKNPLMEISNEDAKSILSFVNKPDTNRLIVSVMGDLDTLRRTYILKRGAYDMPGDEVQPGTPNAILPFNKNYPKNRLGLSKWLFDKKNPLTARVYVNILWQEFFGRGIVKTSGDFGMQGDLPSHPALLDWLAVDFMEHGWDVKRLVKQMVTSATYRQAATVSKEKLAVDPENILLARGPRYRIHAEFIKDLVLSSSGLLNKTIGGPSVKPYQPDGLWEGATSGRGLLSVYKQDHGASLYRRGMYTLIKRTVPPPTMGIFDASNRDLCEVRRLKTNTPLQALVMMNDPAVLEASRVLAGKLLQEKGTLEAKITKAFQLIVCRQPTEKELDILMRYYEKEIKTITPETATRMLTVGEYPLTKNVDKIRQAALMQLISTIYNLEETITKT, from the coding sequence ATGTTGAAAGAAATGCGGCAGATTCTGAGTCTTTTGGTTTCCATCCTTTTTATAGCGGCTGTGCTTTTGGGCTGTGGTAAAGATGCGTCCTATTCCGAAACCAGTGAGAAACTACCTGATGTAGTCAGCTATAACTTTGATATTCGGCCGATTCTCTCCGACAAATGCCTGGCCTGCCACGGTCCCGACGCCAACAAACGCAAGGCGGGCCTGCGGCTCGACATCGCCGAGAATGCCTTCCGGGCGCTGGAAGAAAATCCGGGGGCCCACGCGCTGGTGGCGGGAAAGCCCGAACTCTCGCAGGTTTTTCTACGCATCACCACCCAGGATACCGCCGAGCGCATGCCGCCCATGGATTCTAATCTTAAGTTGTCCCAACGCGAAATAAATCTGATCGGGAAATGGATCAAGCAGGGCGCGAAATACGAAAAGCACTGGGCCTTTGTTGCCCCCAAAAAACCAAAGCTTCCCCAAGTGGACCGGGAGGACTGGCCCCTCAACGAAATCGACTTTTTCATTCTGCAAAAACAGGAAGAAAAAGGCCTGAAACCTAACGAAGAAGCCGATAAGGAACGATTACTCAAACGGCTTAGCTTGGATGTTCTGGGCTTGCCACCTACGCTGAAAATGATGGACGATTTTCAGGCCGACACCCGACCCGATGCCTACGAGCGCGTGGTGGATCAGTTGCTGAAAAATCCCGCCTACGGCGAAAAAATGGCGATTCACTGGCTCGACCTGGCGCGCTACGCCGATTCTCACGGCTACCAGGACGACGGCTACCGTACCCAATGGCCCTGGCGCGACTGGGTGATCCATGCTTTCAACGAAAACCTACCCTACAATAAATTCGTGACCTGGCAGCTGGCTGGTGATTTATTGCCCAATTCCACGAAGGAACAATTGCTGGCCACCGGCTTCAACCGCAACCATAAGATTACGGAAGAAGGGGGTGTGATACCCGAGGAGTACCGGATTATGTACGTGACCGATCGCAACGACCTGTTCGGTAAGGGTTTGCTGGGCGTTACGCTGGAATGTGCCCATTGCCACGACCATAAGTACGACCCGTTCTCGCAAAAAGAGTACTACCAGATGTTCGCGTTTTTTAATAATGTGGACGAAAAAGGCATCGAATCCGTCATTGGCGGGCCCGAGACCTACGCCAAGAATCCATTGATGGAAATCAGCAATGAGGATGCCAAAAGTATCCTGAGTTTTGTGAATAAACCCGATACCAACCGTCTGATCGTATCGGTCATGGGCGATCTGGACACGTTGCGCCGGACTTATATTCTCAAACGCGGCGCGTATGATATGCCGGGCGACGAGGTGCAGCCGGGTACCCCCAATGCCATCTTGCCATTCAATAAGAACTATCCCAAAAATCGTCTCGGATTGTCAAAATGGCTCTTTGATAAAAAGAATCCCCTGACGGCCCGCGTGTACGTCAATATCCTGTGGCAGGAGTTCTTTGGCCGGGGCATTGTGAAAACATCCGGCGATTTCGGGATGCAGGGCGACTTACCCTCGCATCCGGCCCTGCTGGACTGGCTGGCGGTGGATTTTATGGAACACGGCTGGGATGTCAAGCGGCTGGTGAAGCAAATGGTCACTTCGGCTACCTACCGCCAGGCGGCTACCGTCAGTAAAGAAAAGCTGGCGGTCGATCCCGAAAATATTCTGCTGGCGCGCGGACCCCGCTACCGGATTCACGCCGAGTTTATCAAGGATCTGGTACTGTCGAGCAGTGGCTTATTAAACAAAACCATCGGCGGACCGAGCGTGAAACCCTACCAGCCCGACGGCCTATGGGAAGGCGCGACCTCGGGCCGGGGGCTGCTTTCGGTCTACAAACAAGATCATGGTGCCAGCCTGTACCGCCGGGGCATGTATACGCTCATCAAACGCACGGTACCTCCGCCCACGATGGGAATTTTCGACGCCAGCAACCGCGACCTGTGCGAGGTGCGCCGCCTGAAAACCAATACACCCCTGCAAGCGCTGGTGATGATGAACGACCCGGCGGTGCTGGAAGCTTCACGGGTACTGGCGGGCAAACTGCTGCAGGAAAAAGGTACCCTTGAGGCTAAGATCACCAAGGCCTTCCAGTTGATCGTCTGCCGTCAGCCGACGGAAAAGGAACTGGATATCCTGATGCGCTACTACGAAAAAGAAATCAAAACCATTACGCCCGAAACTGCCACCCGCATGCTGACGGTAGGGGAGTACCCGCTGACAAAAAACGTGGATAAGATTCGGCAGGCCGCGCTCATGCAGCTGATTTCCACGATCTATAATCTGGAAGAAACGATTACGAAAACATAG
- a CDS encoding amine oxidase → MKINNPFRSFWMGGYECTDQLNVHGNRVDFLHVNSHFEYLREDYALLGRFNMATVREGLRWSQVERQPYRYDFSTFEKMLEIGWECGIQQIWDLCHFGYPDDMTPLHPQFAPRFAALCRAFASYHQTLLPRETLIVTPINEVSFMSWLGGDVAGTSPYCRNNGWEVKYGLMRAYIAGVKALREVNPNIRILTTEPLVNVVPPFDATPEHRDQATLHHELQYQALDMLCGKICPELGGQPEYLDILGFNYYYNNQWETVSNFRLPWNEVIMDSRWRTLTDLLREAHLRYDRPLVLTETSHPGEDRAIWIERIAEECSLAIEENLPLWGICLYPVIDRPNWDNLDEWHQAGLWDVDTSNMRRILHDPSAEAMLWAQQRIQKAVRSAYNQRHYRPQNKGASVSMASKPWAFFKDLIN, encoded by the coding sequence ATGAAAATCAATAATCCATTCCGATCCTTCTGGATGGGCGGCTACGAGTGTACCGACCAGCTGAATGTGCACGGCAACCGGGTGGATTTTCTGCATGTGAACTCGCATTTCGAGTACCTCCGGGAAGATTATGCCCTTTTGGGCCGATTCAACATGGCCACGGTCCGCGAAGGCCTGCGCTGGAGTCAGGTGGAACGCCAGCCCTACCGATACGATTTCAGTACTTTTGAAAAGATGCTCGAAATAGGCTGGGAATGCGGAATTCAGCAAATCTGGGACCTTTGCCACTTTGGCTACCCCGATGACATGACACCTCTGCATCCCCAGTTTGCTCCCCGATTCGCCGCGCTGTGCCGGGCGTTTGCTTCGTATCATCAGACCCTTTTGCCCCGCGAAACGCTCATTGTCACGCCCATCAACGAAGTCAGCTTCATGTCGTGGCTGGGAGGCGATGTTGCGGGCACGTCGCCCTATTGCCGAAACAATGGCTGGGAGGTAAAGTATGGCCTTATGCGGGCCTATATTGCGGGTGTAAAAGCATTGAGAGAGGTCAACCCTAACATCCGTATCCTTACGACCGAGCCGCTGGTCAATGTGGTACCCCCTTTTGACGCTACGCCCGAGCACCGGGACCAAGCTACCCTGCACCACGAATTGCAGTATCAGGCGTTGGATATGCTATGCGGCAAAATCTGCCCTGAGCTGGGCGGACAACCGGAGTATCTGGATATCCTTGGGTTCAATTACTACTACAACAATCAGTGGGAAACCGTGAGCAACTTTCGCCTGCCCTGGAACGAGGTCATCATGGATTCCCGGTGGCGAACCCTTACTGATTTGCTACGGGAAGCCCATCTCCGGTATGACCGTCCGCTTGTACTTACCGAAACCAGCCATCCCGGCGAGGATCGTGCCATCTGGATTGAACGAATTGCCGAAGAGTGTAGCCTGGCCATCGAAGAAAACCTACCTTTGTGGGGAATCTGTCTGTATCCCGTCATTGATCGGCCCAATTGGGACAATCTCGATGAATGGCATCAGGCTGGGCTATGGGACGTCGATACCAGCAACATGCGGCGCATCTTGCATGATCCTTCGGCAGAAGCCATGCTTTGGGCGCAGCAACGTATCCAAAAGGCAGTTCGCTCGGCGTACAATCAAAGGCATTACCGCCCTCAAAACAAAGGAGCGTCGGTTTCTATGGCTTCAAAGCCCTGGGCTTTTTTTAAAGATCTGATCAATTGA